One region of Brassica napus cultivar Da-Ae chromosome A10, Da-Ae, whole genome shotgun sequence genomic DNA includes:
- the LOC125579283 gene encoding uncharacterized protein LOC125579283, translated as MDQRYSRAEKGKGQAPPELPAKRPPVRIPLNDNEDLIEANRLTIIGRLTNPQMQKPIRAVIDFMAQVWNMEGRIVGRALGLDKFQFKFESEYDLLQVLEKGPYHYKRWMLLLQRWEPTVADNFPSKISFNVRIHGIPLHFWSEVTIHPIGKELGDYTIKDVKEAKIWVEVNGLEPLIMKLEIELPTSEITEVELEYIKIEKHCFSCFSLLHEEGTCPYRPYNALPPKERALGITQRIALQRIEAEKKRHDDRRGYRRPDEARSFSRYPEDSYAQAGRVRGDERSSHFRRDDHGRDQSILSRTARPISEYSRSKASTPQYRVVERNRPSSASSTPQAEGADLRTTLPPHTTKTVPPIAEVEITPTRTIKDRLGDSSKTKANSNSGSKDRRSALERLSASEPAKEISGRRAPSFESGRLQIGECRGEEEVFMEEEQAGEPITGAERVPAPSV; from the coding sequence ATGGATCAAAGATACAGTCGAGCTGAGAAAGGAAAAGGGCAGGCTCCCCCTGAGCTCCCAGCTAAACGTCCTCCGGTGCGCATACCGCTAAATGACAACGAAGACCTCATTGAGGCCAACCGACTGACGATCATTGGAAGGCTGACAAACCCCCAGATGCAAAAGCCTATCAGAGCTGTAATCGATTTTATGGCTCAAGTATGGAACATGGAAGGTAGAATTGTCGGGAGAGCTCTGGGCCTTGACAAGTTTCAATTCAAATTTGAATCGGAATATGATTTACTACAAGTCCTTGAGAAAGGTCCCTACCACTACAAGCGATGGATGCTACTGCTCCAACGGTGGGAGCCGACGGTGGCTGATAACTTTCCATCAAAAATTTCCTTCAATGTTAGGATCCATGGAATCCCCTTGCACTTTTGGTCTGAAGTTACCATTCATCCCATTGGAAAGGAACTAGGTGATTATACCATAAAGGACGTCAAAGAAGCAAAGATCTGGGTAGAGGTGAATGGCCTCGAGCCTTTGATTATGAAACTGGAAATTGAATTACCAACATCGGAGATTACTGAAGTGGAGCTGGAATACATCAAGATTGAGAAACATTGCTTTTCTTGTTTCTCTCTGCTCCATGAAGAGGGTACTTGCCCTTATAGACCCTATAATGCTCTGCCACCGAAGGAGAGAGCTCTTGGAATTACGCAGCGAATTGCGCTCCAACGGATTGAAGCAGAAAAGAAACGTCACGATGACAGACGAGGGTACAGAAGACCCGATGAAGCTCGTTCTTTCTCTAGATACCCTGAAGATAGCTATGCTCAAGCGGGAAGAGTCAGAGGTGATGAAAGAAGTAGCCACTTTCGACGCGATGATCATGGGAGGGATCAATCTATTCTATCACGAACAGCACGACCAATCTCTGAATATAGTAGAAGTAAGGCATCAACTCCCCAGTACAGGGTGGTAGAAAGGAATCGACCTAGTTCTGCGTCCTCGACCCCGCAAGCAGAGGGAGCTGATCTTAGGACAACCTTACCACCTCATACTACTAAAACAGTCCCACCAATTGCGGAAGTCGAAATCACCCCTACTAGAACTATTAAAGACCGGTTAGGAGACTCATCCAAAACCAAGGCAAACTCGAACTCAGGTTCGAAGGATCGCAGGTCAGCTCTAGAACGCCTCTCGGCATCAGAACCGGCAAAAGAGATTTCTGGACGAAGAGCCCCTAGCTTTGAATCTGGAAGACTCCAGATAGGAGAATGCAGGGGTGAGGAAGAAGTCTTTATGGAGGAGGAACAGGCAGGTGAGCCAATCACAGGAGCCGAAAGAGTCCCGGCACCCTCCGTTTAG
- the LOC125579436 gene encoding putative F-box protein At1g67390 produces the protein MSLPQNPFTSSTIPSMKKSPSLEKEDNQMQIENVDRISKLPDDMLLKILKSLSTEKAVQTSLLSKRWEGVWKQMPYLFFDMKNALKVELPLAEQSHFIAQLITKIINNHNGNLERCKILHMTPQTEDGTLETWIRSLIHVKHTKYLELKGFRVNHRERARVLHLPPNIFSHPMLTSLLLSRYTFESAHAFNNCNNLIILKLYKIKVAVDVLNTVIASCPSLKMLVLEIFQSSRSGCLKIHNDNLKFVHLTCPEIDNIEVSAALLDIFSVHGIELESGNNIVLDAPRLLQFGRRLWKILQSLPHIIYNISCDTQGNEKIGHEFVMNIENYSMVVFAILAVNVDMMNPKEVYMLKQVLDAWARDLQVLNIFFKDNDIHKKEGESSIDGIQNKWQNCFLSVDFRVRSVCLHNFNGLDEDQFALAASFVIQGKMMQSLMIETFSLPANKKLAVDIAVEKLMKLPKGNKNLNIQYI, from the exons ATGTCTCTTCCGCAAAACCCCTTCACTTCATCAACAATACCATCCATGAAGAAATCACCATCGTTAGAGAAAGAAGACAACCAGATGCAGATCGAAAACGTCGACCGGATCAGCAAACTTCCGGACGATATGTTGCTCAAAATACTAAAGAGCTTGTCAACAGAGAAAGCGGTTCAGACAAGTTTGTTGTCCAAACGGTGGGAAGGTGTTTGGAAGCAAATGCCTTATCTCTTCTTCGATATGAAAAATGCTCTCAAGGTGGAGTTGCCTCTAGCCGAACAATCTCATTTCATTGCCCAATTGATAACCAAG ATTATAAATAATCACAATGGCAATCTGGAGCGCTGCAAAATCCTGCATATGACACCCCAAACTGAAGATGGTACGCTGGAAACTTGGATCCGATCATTGATCCACGTGAAACACACTAAATATCTCGAACTTAAGGGATTTCGTGTTAATCATCGTGAGAGAGCTCGTGTGCTCCACTTACCCCCAAACATATTTTCACATCCAATGCTCACATCACTCCTTTTGTCTCGATACACATTTGAGTCTGCACATGCCTTTAACAATTGCAATAACCTCATTATTCTTAAACTTTATAAAATCAAAGTTGCAGTTGATGTGCTCAACACGGTCATTGCATCGTGCCCCTCCCTCAAGATGCTGGTACTAGAAATCTTCCAGAGCAGCCGAAGTGGCTGTCTGAAGATTCATAACGACAACTTAAAGTTTGTGCATCTAACTTGCCCTGAAATTGATAACATTGAAGTGTCTGCAGCTCTTCTGGACATATTCTCTGTTCACGGTATTGAACTTGAGAGCGGGAATAATATCGTTCTTGACGCCCCAAGATTACTTCAGTTTGGTCGAAGATTGTGGAAGATACTTCAAAGTTTGCCTCACATAATCTACAATATCTCATGCGACACTCAG GGGAATGAAAAGATTGGGCATGAATTCGTGATGAACATAGAAAATTACTCCATGGTTGTGTTTGCAATTTTGGCGGTGAATGTGGATATGATGAATCCAAAAGAAGTTTACATGCTAAAGCAAGTTTTAGATGCATGGGCTAGAGACTTGCAAGTACTCAATATCTTCTTTAAG GATAACGATATTCACAAGAAAGAAGGTGAATCTTCTATTGACGGAATACAAAATAAGTGGCAGAATTGCTTTCTCAGTGTTGATTTCCGTGTGAGAAGTGTGTGTTTGCATAACTTCAATGGTTTGGATGAGGATCAATTTGCTTTAGCTGCAAGTTTTGTGATACAAGGGAAGATGATGCAAAGTTTGATGATAGAGACGTTTTCGCTTCCAGCAAACAAAAAGTTGGCAGTAGATATTGCAGTGGAAAAATTGATGAAACTTCCAAAAGGTAACAAGAACCTTAATATTCAAtacatttga